In Anguilla rostrata isolate EN2019 chromosome 1, ASM1855537v3, whole genome shotgun sequence, a genomic segment contains:
- the LOC135241502 gene encoding interferon alpha-inducible protein 27-like protein 2, with translation MGLLGLALGAALGAGTATVAIPAVVGLAGFTAAGVAAGSIASSMMSAAAVANGGAVATGSAVAVLQSIGAAGLSTAASAALSSAGAAIGAILI, from the exons ATGG GTCTTCTTGGATTAGCACTTGGCGCCGCACTTGGCGCTG GTACGGCCACCGTTGCGATTCCAGCGGTTGTAGGACTAGCGGGCTTCACAGCTGCCGGTGTTGCGGCCGGATCCATCGCCTCCTCCATGATGTCAGCAGCGGCGGTAGCCAATGGGGGCGCAGTGGCTACTGGATCTGCAGTGGCTGTTCTACAGTCAATAG gggcAGCAGGACTCTCTACTGCAGCCTCTGCAGCACTGTCCAGTGCCGGGGCGGCTATCGGAGCCATCCTGATCTAA